The following proteins are co-located in the Pseudobacteriovorax antillogorgiicola genome:
- a CDS encoding YchJ family protein has translation MTETTCPCGSELNYSQCCGPFIEGQSKAPTPEALMRSRYTAFTLAKNDYLQLTWHPDTRPDELDDEPSDWIGLEIVSSETKEDSGQVEFIARLIHDGKLETLHEISEFELMGDQWVYVEGEFVNDGNHIKKIAKNEPCPCLSGKKFKRCHGAS, from the coding sequence ATGACCGAAACAACATGCCCATGTGGCAGCGAATTAAACTACTCCCAATGCTGCGGCCCATTCATCGAGGGTCAATCCAAGGCCCCAACTCCCGAAGCCTTGATGCGCTCGCGGTACACCGCCTTCACCTTAGCAAAGAACGATTATTTACAGCTCACTTGGCACCCTGATACACGCCCTGATGAGTTGGATGACGAACCTAGCGATTGGATTGGTCTTGAGATCGTCTCATCAGAAACCAAGGAAGACTCTGGCCAAGTTGAGTTTATCGCGCGATTGATTCACGATGGTAAACTTGAGACCCTGCATGAGATCAGTGAATTTGAGCTTATGGGTGATCAATGGGTCTATGTGGAAGGGGAGTTTGTCAACGATGGCAATCATATCAAAAAGATCGCAAAGAATGAGCCTTGCCCCTGCTTGAGTGGCAAGAAGTTCAAGCGCTGCCATGGGGCTTCTTAG
- a CDS encoding DUF4360 domain-containing protein, protein MLTEHLDLETPVLAFGLHDAWQVYKTIEEKGKDMKAIYFAKPAVAMMALIASHQSMATEAEVPEYVQVKSINAAGTGCPLGTIQKNISDDKKAFTMTFSEYFAEIYDGSFPGDSRRNCNLTIDLDFPEGWTYSLVSFDYRGYVFLDDQVEATAKAAYYFQSESEGVEFQSQITGFADEDYHFRDELGIDSVVWSPGCSGARRPLNLQTQIRVNNEENAGGEGFITVDSIDGEFTQKYGLVWRRCVDGPSEPSIPDWAFRPDYDGQFPLAPADLTIKDMTYNGSGCPIGTIANTISDDKKAFTLLFDSFIAEAGPGISLRDSRKNCQVTMDLDYPDGWTFALATFDYRGYMFLDDDVEARQSANYYFQGEAANITRADTVKGFADEDYHFRDVIPVDALMWAPCDKKRALNVNTSINVNNRKARSNSGLITVDSKDGQFAAYHALVWRKCN, encoded by the coding sequence TTGCTTACAGAACACCTTGATCTTGAAACTCCAGTTTTGGCATTTGGCCTGCATGATGCCTGGCAGGTATACAAAACCATTGAGGAGAAAGGAAAAGACATGAAGGCAATCTATTTTGCAAAACCGGCAGTTGCAATGATGGCTTTGATCGCCAGTCATCAATCTATGGCAACAGAAGCTGAAGTTCCTGAGTATGTGCAAGTTAAGTCGATCAACGCTGCAGGTACCGGTTGTCCGCTTGGTACTATTCAAAAGAATATTTCTGACGATAAGAAAGCCTTCACGATGACTTTTAGCGAGTATTTCGCTGAAATCTATGATGGTAGCTTTCCTGGCGATTCTCGTCGTAACTGTAACCTTACAATCGATCTCGATTTTCCAGAGGGTTGGACTTATAGTCTCGTGAGCTTCGACTATCGCGGCTATGTATTCTTAGATGACCAAGTAGAAGCAACTGCAAAAGCTGCTTATTACTTCCAATCAGAGAGTGAAGGCGTTGAGTTCCAATCTCAAATCACAGGCTTCGCTGATGAAGACTATCACTTTCGTGATGAACTAGGTATCGATTCTGTTGTTTGGTCTCCAGGTTGTAGTGGTGCACGACGCCCACTGAATCTGCAGACTCAAATTCGTGTGAACAATGAAGAAAACGCGGGCGGGGAAGGATTCATTACAGTCGACTCCATTGATGGTGAATTCACCCAAAAGTACGGCCTCGTTTGGCGTCGGTGTGTAGATGGCCCTTCTGAGCCATCTATTCCTGATTGGGCTTTCAGACCTGACTATGACGGTCAGTTTCCTTTGGCTCCAGCAGACCTTACCATTAAAGACATGACTTACAATGGCTCAGGTTGCCCAATCGGGACCATCGCTAACACCATCTCTGATGATAAAAAGGCGTTCACACTCCTTTTCGATTCTTTCATCGCCGAAGCTGGCCCTGGAATCTCACTTCGCGACAGCCGTAAAAACTGTCAAGTAACTATGGATCTTGACTATCCTGATGGATGGACGTTTGCACTGGCAACATTCGACTATCGTGGTTATATGTTCCTGGATGACGATGTGGAAGCTCGTCAGTCAGCCAACTACTACTTCCAAGGGGAAGCTGCTAACATCACACGCGCTGATACTGTAAAAGGTTTCGCTGATGAAGACTACCACTTCCGTGATGTGATTCCAGTGGATGCTCTGATGTGGGCCCCTTGTGATAAGAAACGTGCTTTGAATGTTAACACGTCAATCAACGTGAATAACCGCAAAGCTCGCAGCAATTCTGGATTGATCACTGTCGACTCTAAGGATGGGCAGTTCGCTGCTTACCACGCATTGGTTTGGAGAAAGTGTAACTAG